A section of the Saccopteryx leptura isolate mSacLep1 chromosome 6, mSacLep1_pri_phased_curated, whole genome shotgun sequence genome encodes:
- the NOP9 gene encoding nucleolar protein 9: MGLGPRPLHKAGRRFPAGSKRGRGAKGSGHSPSGRQRQLCPPRDGRSEPALEAHPHLSPEALGYFRRALSALKEAPETGEERELMVHNVMKEVEAQALALATNRTGSEMLQELLGFSPLKPLCRVLAALRSSFRSVACHRCGVHVLQSALLQLPRLLGSRVEEVEEVEVDGNDHPLETLEELVLGLASEVCDDFLFYCGDTHGSFVVRTLLQVLGGTLLDCERARHRGSQSPEAQRAPTREFKPTDFEVPESFLNCLQDLSSCFLKDIAVFITDKISSFCFQVALQILHRKLPQLCAHFCNAVIHYLSNRSSSADGSPLLLFLRDQISSRLLEQVLLVLEPPRLQSLFEDHFQGQLQTLAAHPIANFPLQRLLDAITTPELLSPVFEELGPALEAVLAQGHSGVVIALVGACRRVGTHQAQVLQLLLEAFHCAEPSSRQVACVPLFATLMAYEVYYGLVEEEGTVPVEHQVEMATARALGEVTVLGSLLLQHLLHFSTPGLILRSLGALTGPQLLALGQSPAGSHVLDAVLTSPSVTRKQRRRVLKTLKGQYVALACSRHGSRVLDAIWGGAALEARKEIAAELGEQNQELIKDPFGHHVARNVALTTFLKRREAWEKQQGAVAKRRRILNSILED, translated from the exons ATGGGTCTGGGCCCGCGCCCCCTCCATAAGGCCGGGCGCCGGTTCCCAGCTGGCAGCAAACGAGGGCGCGGGGCCAAGGGGTCGGGGCACTCCCCATCAGGCCGCCAGCGACAGCTCTGCCCGCCTCGGGACGGGCGCTCGGAGCCGGCTTTAGAGGCGCATCCTCACCTGAGCCCCGAAGCGCTGGGGTATTTCCGCCGGGCGCTGTCAGCGCTGAAAGAGGCCCCGGAGACTGGAGAAGAACGAG AGCTGATGGTGCACAATGTTATGAAGGAAGTGGAGGCTCAGGCCCTCGCCTTGGCCACGAACAGGACTGGCAGTGAGATGTTGCAGGAACTGTTGGGGTTCAGTCCCCTGAAACCTCTGTGTCGAGTATTGGCTGCTCTGCGCTCCAGCTTTCGCTCTGTGGCCTGTCATCGATGTGGGGTCCATGTATTGCAAAGTGCTTTGCTGCAGCTGCCTCGATTGTTGGGGAGCcgtgtggaggaggtggaggaggtggaggtggatggGAATGATCATCCCTTGGAGACTCTGGAGGAGCTGGTCCTGGGGCTAGCCTCTGAGGTGTgtgatgattttcttttctactgTGGAGACACACATGGCAGCTTCGTGGTCAGAACTCTGCTGCAGGTGTTAGGAGGAACTCTTCTGGATTGTGAAAGAGCCAGACATCGTGGCTCCCAGTCACCTG AAGCACAAAGGGCCCCAACTCGGGAATTTAAACCAACTGATTTCGAGGTTCCTGAATCCTTCTTGAATTGCCTTCAGGACCTGAGCTCCTGCTTTCTGAAGGACATTGCTG TGTTTATCACTGACAAGATCTCCAGCTTCTGCTTTCAAGTGGCCTTACAGATCTTGCACCGCAAACTGCCCCAGCTCTGTGCCCACTTCTGTAATGCTGTGATTCACTATCTGAGTAATCGCAGTTCCTCAGCAGATGGCAG CCCCTTACTGCTCTTTCTCCGGGATCAGATCAGCTCCAGACTCCTGGAGCAGGTGCTGCTGGTGTTGGAGCCCCCGAGGCTCCAGAGCCTTTTTGAGGATCACTTCCAAGGGCAGCTGCAGACTCTGGCTGCACATCCTATTGCCAATTTCCCTTTGCAGCGTTTGCTAGATGCCATCACTACCCCTGAGCTG CTGTCTCCTGTGTTTGAAGAGCTGGGCCCTGCCCTGGAAGCTGTGCTGGCACAGGGTCACTCAGGGGTAGTCATTGCCCTGGTGGGGGCCTGCCGTAGAGTGGGGACCCACCAAGCCCAGGTCCTGCAGCTGCTGTTAGAG GCATTCCATTGTGCAGAGCCCTCTTCTCGGCAAGTGGCCTGTGTGCCTCTCTTTGCCACTTTAATGGCTTATGAGGTATACTATGgactggtggaggaggaggggacagtACCTGTGGAACACCAG gtCGAAAtggccacagccagggctctgggggaagtGACAGTCCTTGGATCTCTACTGCTCCAGCATCTGTTGCACTTCTCCACTCCTGGCCTTATACTTCGAAGTCTGGGTGCCTTGACAGGACCACAACTTCTGGCTCTGGGCCAAAGCCCTGCTGGTTCCCATGTGCTCGATGCTGTCCTGACCAGCCCTTCTGTGACCCGCAAGCAGCGCCGTCGTGTGCTCAAGACCCTAAAG GGGCAGTATGTGGCTCTGGCTTGTAGTCGCCATGGCAGCCGTGTGCTAGATGCCATCTGGGGTGGAGCAGCCTTGGAAGCCCGGAAGGAAATTGCTGCTGAGCTGG GGGAGCAGAACCAGGAGCTGATAAAAGACCCTTTTGGCCACCATGTGGCTCGAAACGTGGCCCTGACTACCTTCCTGAAGCGTCGAGAGGCTTGGGAAAAGCAGCAGGGGGCAGTGGCCAAGCGGAGGCGGATTTTGAATTCAATTCTTGAAGACTGA
- the CIDEB gene encoding lipid transferase CIDEB produces MEYLSALNPSGLLRSVSNMSSEFGRRVWTSAPPPQRPFRVCDHKRTTRKGLTAATRQELLDKALETLLLSGGLTLVLEEDGTAVESEDFFQLLEDDTCLMVLESGQSWTPSRSGMLSYGLGREKPKHSKDIARITFDVYKQNPRDLFGSLNIKATFYGLYSMSCDIQGLGPKKVLRELLRWISTLLHGLGQMLLGISSTLRHVVEGAGQWQQQGHLHPY; encoded by the exons ATGGAGTACCTCTCTGCCCTGAACCCCAGTGGCCTGCTCAG GTCGGTATCCAATATGAGCTCTGAGTTTGGCCGTAGGGTCTGGACCTCAGCTCCACCACCCCAGCGACCTTTCCGTGTCTGTGATCACAAGCGAACCACCCGGAAAGGTCTGACAGCTGCCACTCGTCAGGAACTGCTAGACAAG GCACTGGAGACCCTGCTGCTGAGTGGAGGGCTAACCCTGGTGCTAGAGGAGGATGGGACTGCCGTGGAGAGCGAAGACTTCTTCCAGCTGTTGGAGGATGACACTTGCCTGATGGTGCTGGAGTCTGGGCAGAGCTGGACTCCTAGCAGG AGTGGGATGCTGTCGTACGGCCTGGGCCGGGAGAAGCCCAAGCACAGCAAGGACATCGCCCGCATCACCTTTGACGTGTACAAGCAAAACCCTCGAGACCTCTTTGGGAGTCTGAACATCAAAGCCACATTCTACGGACTGTACTCCATGAGTTGTGACATTCAAGGACTCGGGCCAAAGAAAGTACTCAG GGAGCTGCTCCGATGGATCTCCACTCTGCTGCATGGCCTGGGCCAGATGTTGCTGGGAATCTCCTCTACCCTTCGCCATGTAGTGGAAGGGGCTGGCCAGTGGCAGCAGCAGGGACACCTTCATCCCTACTGA
- the LTB4R2 gene encoding leukotriene B4 receptor 2: MDCYRPPGNETLLSSPASRATGTAFLLLAALLGLPGNGFVVWSLAGWRPARGRPLVATLVLHLALADGAVLLLTPLFVVFLVRQAWPLGQAGCKAVYYVCALSMYASVLLTSLLSLQRCLAVTRPFLAPRLRSPALARRLPLAVWLAALLLAVPAAVYRHLWGDSLCQLCHPSQAHAAIHLCLETLTAFVLPFGLVLGCYSVTLARLRGARWGSGRQGVRVGRLVSAIVLAFGLLWAPYHVVNVVQAVAALAPPGGALAKLGGAGQAARAGTTALAFFSSSINPVLYLLTAGDLLPRAGPRFLARLFEGSGEARGGNRSREGTMELRATPRLKVVGQGGGNGDPGGGKAKDSQEWDP, translated from the coding sequence ATGGACTGCTACCGTCCCCCGGGGAACGAGACGCTGCTGAGCTCACCGGCCTCTCGGGCCACAGGCACCGCCTTCCTGCTGCTGGCGGCGCTGCTGGGGCTCCCCGGCAATGGCTTCGTAGTGTGGAGCTTGGCGGGCTGGCGGCCTGCACGGGGGCGACCGCTGGTGGCCACTCTCGTGCTGCACCTGGCTCTGGCCGACGGCGCGGTGCTGCTGCTCACGCCGCTCTTCGTAGTCTTCCTGGTGCGGCAAGCGTGGCCGCTGGGCCAGGCGGGCTGCAAGGCCGTGTACTACGTGTGCGCGCTCAGCATGTACGCCAGCGTCCTGCTCACCAGCCTGCTCAGCCTGCAGCGCTGCCTCGCCGTCACACGCCCCTTCCTGGCGCCCCGGCTGCGGAGCCCGGCCCTGGCCCGCCGCCTCCCGCTGGCCGTCTGGCTGGCCGCTCTGCTGCTCGCTGTCCCGGCCGCCGTCTACCGCCACCTCTGGGGGGACAGCCTGTGCCAGCTGTGCCACCCGTCGCAGGCCCACGCCGCCATCCACCTGTGCCTGGAGACTCTGACTGCTTTCGTGCTGCCCTTCGGGCTGGTGCTCGGCTGCTATAGCGTGACGCTGGCGCGGCTGCGGGGCGCCCGCTGGGGCTCCGGGCGGCAGGGCGTGCGGGTGGGCCGGCTGGTGAGCGCCATCGTGCTCGCCTTCGGCTTGCTCTGGGCCCCCTACCATGTGGTCAACGTTGTGCAGGCCGTCGCCGCGCTGGCTCCCCCCGGAGGGGCCCTGGCGAAGCTGGGCGGTGCCGGCCAGGCCGCGCGAGCTGGAACCACGGCGTTGGCCTTCTTCAGTTCCAGCATCAACCCGGTGCTCTACCTCCTCACCGCGGGGGATCTGCTGCCCCGCGCAGGGCCCCGCTTTCTCGCGAGGCTCTTTGAGGGCTCCGGAGAGGCCCGAGGGGGCAACCGCTCTAGGGAGGGGACCATGGAACTTCGAGCTACCCCTCGGCTCAAAGTGGTGGGGCAGGGCGGGGGCAATGGAGACCCCGGGGGCGGGAAGGCAAAGGACAGTCAGGAATGGGACCCTTGA
- the LTB4R gene encoding leukotriene B4 receptor 1: MAMNITSSASSSSVDSTIAKLSMVLLSVALAVGLPGNSFVVWSILVRMRKRSVTALLVLNLALADMAVLLTAPFFLDSLARRTWIFGSAACRLFFYVCGVSMYASVLLIMAMSLDRSLAVARPFVSQKLRTKTIACRLLAGIWVVSFLLATPVLVYRTVSPYAYGKLCYPVYPSERHRAFNLLFEALTGFLLPFLVIVASYADIGRRLQARRFRRSRRTGRLVALIILAFAAFWLPYHVVSLVQAGRALAGVAAESEPVERLLRRARGVLIALAFLSSSVNPMLYACAGGGLLRSAGVGFVAKLLEGTGSEASSTRRGDTLGQTVRGAPGPPEPASAEALTVSTSPLE; the protein is encoded by the coding sequence ATGGCCATGAACATaacatcttctgcatcatcctcATCTGTAGATTCCACGATCGCCAAGCTGTCTATGGTCCTTCTGtcagtggctctggctgtgggGCTCCCTGGCAACAGTTTTGTGGTGTGGAGCATCCTGGTCAGGATGCGAAAGCGCTCTGTCACTGCCCTGCTGGTActgaacttggccctggctgacaTGGCCGTATTGCTCACTGCCCCATTTTTCCTTGACTCCTTGGCCCGAAGGACCTGGATTTTTGGAAGTGCTGCCTGCCGCCTGTTCTTCTATGTTTGCGGAGTGAGCATGTATGCCAGCGTCTTGCTTATCATGGCCATGAGTCTGGACCGCTCGCTGGCGGTGGCCCGCCCCTTTGTGTCCCAGAAGCTGCGCACCAAGACGATTGCCTGTCGGTTGCTGGCAGGCATCTGGGTGGTGTCATTTCTGCTGGCCACGCCCGTCCTCGTGTACCGCACCGTGAGTCCGTACGCGTATGGCAAGCTCTGCTACCCGGTATACCCCAGCGAAAGGCACAGGGCCTTCAATCTGCTCTTCGAGGCCCTCACCGGCTTCCTGCTGCCGTTCCTGGTCATAGTGGCCAGCTACGCCGACATCGGGCGCAGGCTGCAGGCCCGGCGCTTCCGCCGCAGCCGCCGCACTGGCCGCCTGGTGGCGCTCATCATCCTGGCCTTCGCCGCTTTCTGGCTGCCCTACCACGTGGTGAGCCTGGTCCAGGCCGGCCGCGCGCTGGCGGGCGTCGCCGCGGAATCCGAACCGGTGGAGAGGCTGCTGCGCCGGGCCCGCGGGGTGCTTATTGCTCTGGCCTTCCTCAGCAGCAGCGTGAACCCCATGCTGTACGCGTGCGCCGGCGGCGGCCTGCTTCGCTCGGCAGGCGTGGGCTTCGTGGCCAAGCTGCTGGAAGGCACTGGCTCTGAGGCCTCCAGCACCCGACGCGGGGACACTCTGGGCCAGACCGTGAGGGGCGCCCCCGGCCCTCCTGAGCCTGCCTCAGCAGAGGCACTCACTGTCTCCACCAGCCCTCTCGAGTGA
- the ADCY4 gene encoding adenylate cyclase type 4 isoform X3: MPCCPSACGTPPLRASSRRSHTCWSSGCILGFSWTPDPPCCSRSSASEADPHPQLAANAVLFLCGNVAGAYHKALMERALRATFREALTSLHSRRRLDTEKKHQEHLLLSILPAYLAREMKAEIMARLQAGQGSRPESTNNFHSLYVKRHQGVSVLYADIVGFTRLASECSPKELVLMLNELFGKFDQIAKEHECMRIKILGDCYYCVSGLPLSLPDHAINCVRMGLDMCRAIRKLRAATGVDINMRVGVHSGSVLCGVIGLQKWQYDVWSHDVTLANHMEAGGVPGRVHITGATLDLLAGAYAVEDVAMEHRDPHLRDLGEPTYLVIDPRAEEEDEKGTAGGLLSSLEGPKMRPSLLMTRYLESWGAAKPFAHLSHVESPVSTSTPLPEKALASFSPQWSLDRSRTPRGLDDELDTGDAKFFQVIEQLNSQKQWKQSKDFNPLTLYFREKEMEKEYRLSALPAFKYYAACTFLVFISNFIIQMLVTNRPPALAITYSITFLLFLLLLFVCFSEHLTRCVMKGPKILHWLPALSGLVATRPGLRVALGTATILLIFVMAITSLFFLPAASNCPAWAPNVSSMAFNFSWELPGSLPLISIPYSMHCCVLGFLSCSLFLHMSFELKLLLLLLWLAASCCLFLHSHAWLSDCLVAHLYPDPLNSRPGVLKEPKLMGAISFFIFFFTLLVLARQNEYYCRLDFLWKKKLRQEQEETETMENLTRLLLENVLPAHVAPQFIGQNRRNEDLYHQSYECVCVLFASVPDFKEFYSESNINHEGLECLRLLNEIIADFDELLSKPKFSGVEKIKTIGSTYMAATGLNATSGQDTQQDAERSCSHLGTMVEFAVALGSKLDVINKHSFNNFRLRVGLNHGPVVAGVIGAQKPQYDIWGNTVNVASRMESTGVLGKIQVTEETARALQSLGYTCYSRGVIKVKGKGQLCTYFLNTDLTRAGLPSATVG; this comes from the exons GTCTAGCGCCTCTGAGGCTGACCCTCACCCACAGTTGGCTGCAAACGCGGTGCTGTTCCTGTGCGGGAATGTGGCCGGAGCATACCACAAGGCGCTGATGGAGCGTGCACTTCGCGCCACCTTCCGAGAGGCGCTTACTTCGCTGCACTCGCGCCGGAGGCTGGATACAGAGAAGAAGCACCAG GAACACCTTCTCTTGTCCATCCTTCCTGCCTACTTGGCCCgagagatgaaggcagagatcatGGCACGGCTGCAGGCTGGGCAGGGGTCAAGGCCAGAGAGCACCAACAACTTCCACAGCCTCTACGTCAAGAGGCACCAGGGAGTCAG CGTGCTGTATGCTGACATCGTGGGCTTCACACGGCTGGCCAGTGAGTGCTCCCCAAAGGAGTTGGTGCTCATGCTCAATGAGCTTTTTGGAAAGTTCGACCAGATCGCCAAG GAGCATGAATGCATGCGGATCAAGATCCTGGGAGACTGTTACTACTGTGTTTCCGGGCTGCCCCTCTCCCTGCCAGACCACGCCATCAACTGTGTACGCATGGGGCTGGACATGTGCCGGGCCATCAG GAAACTACGAGCAGCCACCGGTGTGGACATCAACATGCGTGTGGGCGTGCATTCGGGCAGCGTGCTCTGTGGAGTCATCGGGCTGCAGAAGTGGCAATATGATGTCTGGTCCCATGACGTCACACTGGCCAACCACATGGAGGCTGGTGGCGTGCCAGG ACGAGTACATATCACAGGAGCTACCCTGGACCTGCTGGCAGGAGCTTATGCTGTGGAGGATGTAGCCATGGAACACCGAGACCCACACCTTCGGGACCTAGGGGAGCCTACCTACCTGGTCATTGATCCCCGG GctgaggaggaggatgagaaagGCACTGCAGGAGGCTTGCTGTCCTCTCTCGAAGGCCCCAAGATGCGTCCATCACTGCTGATGACCCGCTACCTGGAATCCTGGGGTGCAGCCAAGCCTTTTGCCCACCTGAGCCACGTAGAGAGCCCTGTGTCCACTTCCACTCCTCTCCCG GAGAAGGCCCTGGCTTCCTTCAGCCCCCAGTGGAGTCTGGACCG GAGCCGTACACCCCGCGGACTAGATGATGAACTGGACACTGGGGATGCCAAGTTCTTCCAGGTCATCGAACAGCTCAACTCTCAGAA ACAGTGGAAGCAGTCAAAGGACTTCAACCCACTGACACTGTACTTCcgagaaaaggaaatggagaaagag TATCGACTCTCTGCCCTCCCCGCCTTCAAATACTATGCAGCCTGCACCTTCCTGGTTTTTATCTCTAACTTCATCATCCAGATGCTGGTGACAAACAG GCCTCCAGCTCTGGCCATCACCTATAGCAtcaccttcctcctcttcctccttcttctcttcgtCTGCTTCTCAGAACACTTAACG AGGTGTGTCATGAAAGGCCCCAAGATCCTGCACTGGCTGCCCGCACTGTCTGGCCTGGTGGCCACACGGCCAGGATTGCGAGTTGCCCTGGGCACTGCCACCATCCTCCTCATCTTTGTCATGGCAATTACCAGCCTG TTCTTCTTACCGGCAGCATCGAACTGCCCTGCCTGGGCTCCCAATGTGTCCTCTATGGCTTTCAACTTCTCCTGGGAGCTCCCTGGGTCCCTGCCTCTCATCAGCATTCCA TACTCCATGCACTGCTGCGTGCTGGGtttcctctcctgctccctcttTCTACACATGAGCTTCGAACTGAAgttgctgctgctcctgctgtgGCTGGCGGCCTCCTGCTGCCTCTTCCTGCACTCCCACGCCTGGCTGTCTGACTGCCTTGTCGCCCATCTCTATCCAGACCCCTTGAACTCCAG GCCAGGGGTGCTGAAGGAACCCAAACTGATGGGAGCTAtctccttcttcatcttcttcttcacACTCCTCGTCCTGGCTCGGCAG AACGAGTATTATTGCCGCCTGGATTTCCTGTGGAAGAAGAAGCTgaggcaggagcaggaggagacGGAGACGATGGAAAATCTGACTCGGCTACTCTTGGAGAACGTGCTCCCTGCACACGTGGCCCCCCAGTTTATTGGCCAGAACCGGCGCAACGAG GACCTCTACCACCAGTCCTACGAGTGTGTCTGTGTCCTCTTCGCTTCAGTCCCAGACTTCAAGGAGTTTTACTCTGAGTCCAACATCAACCACGAGGGACTAGAGTGTCTGCGGCTACTCAATGAGATCATAGCTGACTTTGATGAG CTGCTCTCTAAGCCCAAGTTCAGTGGGGTAGAGAAGATCAAGACCATTGGCAGCACCTACATGGCAGCTACAGGCTTAAATGCCACCTCTGGACAGGACACACAGCAG GATGCTGAGCGAAGCTGCAGCCACCTTGGCACCATGGTGGAATTTGCAGTGGCCCTTGGGTCTAAACTGGATGTTATCAACAAGCACTCATTCAACAACTTCCGCTTGCGTGTGG GGTTGAACCATGGACCTGTAGTAGCTGGAGTGATAGGGGCCCAGAAACCACAATATGACATCTGGGGCAACACGGTGAATGTGGCCAGCCGCATGGAGAGCACAGGAGTGCTGGGAAAGATCCAA GTGACCGAGGAGACAGCCCGGGCTCTGCAGTCCTTAGGCTATACCTGCTACAGCAGGGGTGTCATCAAGGTCAAAGGCAAAGGGCAGCTGTGCACCTACTTCCTGAACACAGATTTGACGCGAGCTGGACTTCCCTCAGCCACTGTAGGCTGA